The following proteins are co-located in the Wenzhouxiangella marina genome:
- a CDS encoding Ig-like domain-containing protein, giving the protein MKVRPLLATGMALLWLVGCGGSSSVDRSTPQTPATNPDGNPTTQVMEAVFSPATGQLPFPTNLLLSGSADLTLNVPVDDPTDFGDPAVALSQLDGFSTVTPWTFSFSQQIDPASVRHGDTVRLFEVEFVFGTIAVAGINRELTPGVDYIATVAPTDPTGRTVAIVPLRPLQQMTGYMAVVTNGIQDTIGTAATPSQTYFLTKRTSPLVDASGNSTDSLLDNGTARALEPLRQLTNAQEFAAASQGISRDDIVLSFTATTQSITPVLNVIRSQAEPTATQVAQACVAPGACLTTADVLPPGASPGIADLYIGVTSVPYYLGVPTAENPIAPINQFWQAAPGAYVPPFDELPLDPTSTAVTVANPMPVARSNEFVPVLMTVPNANSGFTRPEAGWPVVIFQHGITGNRTNMLAIADTMASIGFAVIAIDQPLHGITDTTSPLYVGNTPFGTVGRERTFNLDIQDNATGAPGPDGNIDSSGAWFINLGSLLTSRDNLRQAQADLSVLALNIPFIDLDGDQLGDLDGSNINFVGISLGSIAGIPFLAVEPTVNNGVLSVPGGGIANMLNGSQTFGPVIRAGLAAAGVEPNTPDFFQFLLIAQTVTDAADPINWGATTVQTNSVLLQQVAGDTVIPNFVPGAPLSGTEPLIAVMGLDPITGTTQDPLGIRGAVRLIQGTHGSLLDPSSAPAVTAEMQGQAASMVASGGAAVVIGNPSLILTD; this is encoded by the coding sequence TCTTCAGTCCGGCCACAGGTCAACTGCCGTTCCCGACCAACCTGCTGCTTTCCGGGTCGGCCGATCTGACCCTGAATGTCCCCGTCGATGATCCCACCGATTTCGGGGATCCGGCCGTGGCCCTGTCGCAGCTCGACGGCTTCAGCACCGTCACGCCATGGACCTTCAGCTTCTCCCAGCAGATCGACCCGGCCTCCGTCCGGCACGGTGACACGGTTCGTCTGTTCGAGGTGGAGTTCGTGTTCGGTACCATCGCCGTCGCGGGCATCAATCGCGAGCTGACGCCGGGCGTCGACTACATCGCGACGGTCGCGCCGACGGACCCGACCGGGCGTACGGTCGCCATCGTGCCGCTGCGTCCGCTGCAGCAGATGACCGGCTACATGGCCGTGGTCACCAACGGGATCCAGGACACGATCGGAACGGCAGCCACGCCCTCCCAGACCTACTTCCTCACGAAGCGGACCTCTCCCCTGGTCGATGCCAGTGGCAACAGCACCGACAGCCTGCTGGACAACGGCACGGCGCGGGCGCTCGAGCCGCTGCGCCAGCTGACCAATGCACAGGAGTTCGCCGCAGCCTCTCAGGGCATCTCGCGCGATGACATCGTGCTGAGCTTCACGGCGACCACCCAGTCGATCACTCCGGTGCTCAACGTGATCCGCTCGCAGGCCGAGCCGACGGCAACCCAGGTCGCTCAGGCCTGCGTGGCGCCGGGCGCCTGCCTGACGACGGCCGATGTGCTGCCGCCGGGCGCCTCGCCGGGCATCGCCGATCTCTACATCGGTGTAACCTCCGTGCCGTACTACCTGGGCGTTCCGACGGCGGAGAATCCGATTGCTCCGATCAACCAGTTCTGGCAGGCCGCTCCGGGTGCCTACGTGCCGCCCTTCGATGAGCTGCCGCTGGACCCGACCTCGACCGCGGTGACCGTGGCCAACCCGATGCCGGTCGCCCGCTCGAACGAATTCGTGCCGGTGCTGATGACCGTCCCGAACGCCAACTCGGGCTTCACCAGACCGGAGGCCGGCTGGCCGGTGGTCATCTTCCAGCACGGCATCACCGGTAACCGGACGAACATGCTGGCGATCGCCGACACGATGGCCTCCATCGGTTTCGCGGTCATCGCCATCGACCAGCCGCTGCACGGCATCACCGACACCACCAGCCCGCTCTACGTCGGCAATACGCCGTTCGGCACCGTGGGCCGCGAGCGCACCTTCAACCTGGACATCCAGGACAACGCCACGGGTGCGCCGGGCCCGGATGGAAACATCGATTCTTCCGGGGCCTGGTTCATCAACCTGGGCAGCCTGCTGACCTCGCGCGACAACCTGCGCCAGGCCCAGGCCGACCTGAGTGTGCTGGCCCTGAACATTCCCTTCATCGATCTCGATGGCGATCAGCTGGGTGACCTCGACGGCTCGAACATCAACTTCGTCGGTATCTCCCTCGGTTCCATCGCCGGCATCCCGTTCCTGGCTGTCGAGCCCACCGTGAACAATGGTGTGCTGTCCGTGCCGGGTGGCGGCATCGCCAACATGCTCAACGGTTCGCAGACCTTCGGTCCGGTGATCCGCGCCGGTCTGGCCGCTGCGGGCGTCGAGCCGAACACGCCGGACTTCTTCCAGTTCCTGCTGATCGCGCAGACGGTCACCGACGCGGCCGACCCGATCAACTGGGGCGCGACGACGGTACAGACCAACAGCGTGCTGCTGCAGCAGGTCGCGGGCGACACGGTCATCCCGAACTTCGTGCCGGGTGCGCCGCTGTCGGGCACCGAGCCGCTGATCGCGGTCATGGGCCTCGATCCGATCACGGGTACGACGCAGGATCCGCTGGGGATTCGCGGCGCTGTGCGCCTGATCCAGGGAACGCACGGTTCCCTGCTCGATCCTTCATCGGCGCCGGCGGTGACTGCAGAGATGCAGGGCCAGGCCGCCAGCATGGTCGCCTCCGGTGGCGCTGCGGTGGTCATCGGTAATCCGTCACTGATCCTGACCGACTGA
- a CDS encoding DUF1302 domain-containing protein, which produces MNLHKNTARRQARLMRPCLLASAIGLALVANSAQAIDLSTDEVSIRLDTTISYGSGMRVSGRDDDLIAKSHFNPLIVQAPLEQQILAPGRFSANSDDGNLNFDNGDFIFNAARITSELQVDYKNYGFFVRGNYFYDFTLNDMDELSDGAKDFAGSRGRLLDAYAYKDFDIGERMLSVRLGRQVVSWGESTFLAGGINTINPVDLTALRTAGAELKEAFLPQNMLWGSIDLTPNMSMEGVVLFEWDPVEAEPVGTYFATNDFATAGGRYAMLNFGLVPQPVRNADLFDPVCAGGNFGASDAPLPPTLVALGCSAAFPRGSNIEPDANGFDGQWGLAFRYFAPQLNDTEFGLYYLRYHSRLPLLSGQAVLNSNVSTGAVLVEYPEDIDLFGLSFNTTIPGGWSLAGELSYRDNVPIQIDDVELLFAGLSPLNAAIPNEYERFRSQLGSYAPGEYIPGYERRKASQFQFTLTKLIGPNNWIGADQVAVVGEFGATNYWNLPSHDELRFEGPGTDTGGGPSRLTGAARNPVTTPDGFATSFSWGYRLVVAPTYNAVFGTSWNMTPRVAFNHDVQGVTPGPGGNFIEGRKQVTLGVNFSRLSTWQFGFAYTNFFGAGINNLLSDRDFVSASISYSF; this is translated from the coding sequence ATGAATCTGCACAAGAACACTGCACGTCGTCAGGCCCGCCTGATGCGTCCCTGCCTGCTGGCCAGCGCCATCGGTCTCGCTCTGGTGGCCAACAGCGCCCAGGCGATCGATCTCAGCACCGACGAGGTCAGCATCCGGCTGGATACCACGATCAGCTACGGGTCCGGCATGCGCGTCAGCGGCCGTGACGATGATCTGATCGCCAAGTCGCATTTCAACCCGCTGATCGTTCAGGCGCCGCTGGAGCAGCAGATCCTGGCGCCGGGCCGCTTTTCGGCGAACTCGGATGACGGCAACCTGAACTTCGACAACGGCGACTTCATCTTCAACGCCGCCCGCATCACCTCCGAGCTGCAGGTCGATTACAAGAACTACGGGTTCTTCGTCCGTGGCAACTACTTCTATGACTTCACGCTCAACGACATGGACGAGCTCAGCGACGGCGCGAAGGACTTCGCCGGCAGCCGGGGTCGCCTGCTCGATGCCTACGCCTACAAGGACTTCGACATCGGAGAGCGGATGCTGTCCGTGCGCCTCGGGCGTCAGGTGGTCAGCTGGGGTGAGTCGACCTTCCTGGCCGGGGGGATCAATACGATCAACCCCGTCGACCTGACCGCCCTGCGGACCGCGGGTGCCGAGCTGAAGGAAGCCTTCCTGCCGCAGAACATGCTCTGGGGCTCGATCGACCTGACCCCGAACATGTCGATGGAAGGTGTGGTTCTGTTCGAGTGGGATCCGGTCGAGGCCGAGCCCGTCGGCACCTACTTCGCCACCAATGACTTCGCCACTGCCGGTGGGCGTTACGCGATGCTGAACTTCGGCCTCGTGCCGCAGCCGGTGCGCAACGCCGATCTCTTCGATCCGGTCTGTGCAGGTGGCAACTTCGGTGCCAGCGACGCGCCCCTGCCGCCGACCCTGGTGGCCCTGGGCTGCTCGGCCGCCTTCCCGCGCGGAAGCAACATCGAGCCCGACGCGAACGGCTTCGATGGGCAGTGGGGCCTGGCCTTCCGCTACTTCGCTCCGCAGCTCAACGACACCGAGTTCGGTCTCTACTACCTGCGTTATCACAGCCGCCTGCCGCTGCTGTCGGGTCAGGCGGTCCTGAACTCCAACGTATCGACCGGCGCGGTGCTGGTCGAATATCCGGAAGACATCGACCTGTTCGGCCTGAGCTTCAACACCACCATCCCCGGCGGCTGGTCGCTGGCCGGTGAGTTGAGCTACCGGGACAACGTGCCGATCCAGATCGACGACGTCGAGCTCCTGTTCGCCGGTCTGTCGCCGCTGAACGCCGCGATTCCGAACGAGTACGAGCGCTTCCGCAGCCAGCTGGGTTCCTACGCTCCGGGTGAGTACATTCCGGGCTACGAGCGTCGCAAGGCCTCCCAGTTCCAGTTCACCCTGACCAAGCTGATCGGACCGAACAACTGGATCGGTGCCGACCAGGTGGCCGTCGTCGGTGAGTTCGGTGCGACCAACTACTGGAACCTGCCGAGCCACGATGAACTGCGTTTCGAAGGTCCCGGCACGGACACCGGCGGCGGCCCGAGTCGCCTGACGGGTGCGGCCCGCAACCCGGTGACGACGCCGGACGGCTTCGCCACCTCCTTCAGCTGGGGTTATCGACTGGTCGTCGCTCCGACCTACAACGCGGTGTTCGGTACTTCGTGGAACATGACTCCGCGCGTCGCCTTCAACCACGACGTTCAGGGTGTCACCCCGGGACCGGGCGGCAACTTCATCGAAGGTCGCAAGCAGGTCACGCTGGGCGTGAACTTCTCGCGTCTGTCGACCTGGCAATTCGGATTCGCCTACACCAATTTCTTCGGTGCCGGCATCAACAATCTGCTGAGTGATCGGGACTTCGTCTCGGCCTCGATCAGCTACTCGTTCTAA